TATGAGTATAACAAGTCAACCAAGCCAGAGGCTGGATCATCGAAGGCGGGTAGTGCAACAACTGCGCCACCGAAAGATATTTTGAAGGAAATTGCGACCTCCAGTCGGACTCGCGAAATCATTCGTAAGCACCGGTTCACTTTCAAGAAGAGCTTGGGTCAGAATTTTCTGATCGATGGAGACGTGCTAGATCAGATAATTGCTGCTGCAGGTTTGGACGAGACACGGGGGGCTTTGGAGATTGGTCCCGGTATTGGGTCCCTTACAGAGCAGCTTGCCAAAGTAGCGGGAAAAGTAACTGCGGTGGAAATCGACAGGCGCCTTATTCCCATTCTAGAGGACGTCATGTCCCCTTATAATAACGTTAGCGTTGTTCACAGCGACATTCTTAAGACGGATTTGAAGCAGCTTTGGCAGGAGCAATTTTCCGGTTTAACGGGAGTTAGTGTAGTTGCCAATCTTCCGTATTACGTCACGACTCCGATTATTATGAAGCTGCTAGAGGAAAGACTGCCGCTTGAAAATATTGTCGTTATGGTTCAGAAGGAAGTCGCGGAGAGAATGGCGGCTAAACCGGGCGGGAAGGAATTCGGCAGCTTAAGCATTGCCGTACAGTATTACTGTGAGCCTGAACTAGTATGTATAGTGCCGGGTAAGTCATTTATTCCTGCACCTAATGTTAGCTCCGCTGTCATTAAGCTGAAACGGAGGCAGGAGCCTGCTGTCCAAGTGGCGGATGAAACGAAATATTTTCATGTGGTCCAGACTGCTTTCGCACAGCGCCGCAAAACACTTGCCAATAACCTCTCTGCTTTTTCCGGTAAGGAGCGTAAGGGAGAGCTGTCGGATATACTACTGAAAATTGGAATTCAGCCGGAGCGCCGTGCAGAGACGCTTTCTCTGCAAGAGTTCGCTGACGTGTATGAGGCACTTGCAGCGAACGGAATGCTCTCTTAAAACGGACGCGCACCCGAAGCCCACTGACACCATAGGATAGACGAAGAGGTGATTTGCCCATGAACCAGGGGGATCTAGTCATTCGTAAATCCTATGGCGGAGATGTATTGTTCAGAGTCGCGGCATTCGCTGCAGATCAAGCTGTGCTCAGGGGCATGGACTACCGCTTGCTCGCTGACTCGCCTGTCCACGATCTTCAAACAGTGAGGAATCCGGACGAGCTCGGTGGGACGCGCCAGGCGCGCATACACGCGAATGAGTCCCTTAGAAGAATGAGTGAGGAACGCAAGCGGCAAACGGGCCATATGGGGTTCCCATCGGCTCTAGACGATCGGCGACAGCCGTTCTTTGAATTGCCAGGTAAAGTTCTTCACTTAGACGGCGACGCTAATTATCTCAAAAAAAGCATGCAGGTCTATAACCAACTAAATGTTCCTGCTGAGGGTGTGCATTGTCACGAGTCCCAGATGCCGCAGGTTCTGCTTCGTTTGCTTCCGCAATACCATCCGGACATTGTAGTCATAACTGGACATGATGGGGTGCTCAAGCAACGTAAGGACCTGCAACAGCTAAGTAGCTACAAAAATTCGTTGAATTTTGTACAGTCGGTTAATGTTGCCAGAGATTATGAGCGCAATCGTGATTCGCTGGTTATCGTAGCCGGAGCCTGCCAATCTCATTTCGAGGCGCTGCTGGAAGCAGGGGCTAATTTTGCTAGCTCACCAGGGCGTATTATGATTCACGCGCTAGACCCTGTGTACGTGGCCGTGAGAGCGTCTTTTACACCGTTCCGGGATACAATTAACATTACGGACGTTATTGCCCATACAATTAGTGGGAGGCAAGGTGTGGGCGGAATCGAAACAATGGGACGATATCGGATAGGTGTACCGAATCTAAAAGCTGTGGATTCCGAACAAAATGTGAACATTGTGTGACAGAAAAAGGCGGGTTTTTCGATAAACCCTACACCAGCAAGGAAAATGACCGTTGACATCAAAACATCTTCGTTGATATAATATTCTACTCATTTGACACCTCCCCTGTTTTTAGATATAATTTACAGGGAAAGAGGTGGTAGTGGATCATGGCTAAAAACGCTCTTCTAGAGATCAAACGAAGCCTGGAACCGCACGTTGGTTCCAAAATCATGCTCCGCGCCAACGGTGGACGGCGCAAGACCATCGAGCGTACAGGAGTGTTGGAAGAAATCTACCCATCGGTTTTCATTGTTAAACTGGATCAGGAACAGCACGCGTTTAAGCGGGTTTCGTACAGTTATGCTGATATTTTGACTGAATCCGTGGAAGTTATGCTGTGCAATGACGATGGCCAGGTTCGCATCAATTATTTATCGCACTGACACGGTTAAATTTGTACGGGCAGCATCGCGCTAGTTAAGCGCAGTGCTGCCCGTTTTGCATGTATAGGCTTTCCGATAGGCATCCTATACGGGGGATGGCGGCGAATCTGTCCTTACCCTACGTAGAGGAGGCAATGGTATGAGCCGAAGAAGAAGCGTCATGTCTGAGCAATTCAAGGCGGAGCTTGCCAAGGACCTGGGATTTTACGATACGGTACAGAATGAGGGCTGGGGAGGCATTCGTACTAAGGATGCCGGTAACATGGTGAAACGCGCCATTCAGATCGCTGAGCAAGCGATAGCCCGGCCCCCACAGTCTTAGGAAGGTGCTCGACAAAAGAGGTCGTTTTCCTGTTACAGGGGATTCGATCTCTTTTTTCGCATTTAAGGGCGCTGTTTGTTATAATATGGGACAACTGTTCAGTCAAAATAAGAATAACAAGCATATGGGCTCGCGCTGATTTGAAGAAGGCGAAAGCCGTCGTATAGAGAGTATAAGTTCTATGTCCGTTTTACTTGGAAAGAGGTGATAAGCTTGTCGAAAATATATGTGAAGGCACCTGCCAAAATTAACCTGCTGCTGGATGTTATTCGTAAGCGGGAGGATGGCTTTCATGAAGTTGAGATGATTATGACGATGGTCGATCTGGCTGATCGCTTGGAGATGGAAGAGCTCCCGAGAGATCAGATCGTGCTGTCCAGCCAAGTGGGCTTTATACCGCTTGATGAGAAGAATCTCGCTTTCCAAGCCGCTAAGCTTATTAAAGAGCGTTACGGAGTTAAGAGAGGCGTCTATATCCATCTGGATAAGCAAATTCCGGTGGCCGCTGGCTTAGCGGGAGGAAGCAGCGATGCTGCGGCTACGCTAAGAGGTCTTAACCGATTATGGGATCTCGGCCTCTCTAGAGATGAGCTAGAGGTTCTAGGAGCGGAGCTAGGCTCTGATGTGCCCTTCTGCATACGTGGAGGCACTGCCCTTGCCAGAGGGCGCGGAGAGAAGCTAGAGAGCATCTCGCCTCCGCCGCAGTGCTGGGTCATACTAGCTAAGCCGCCGATTAATGTGTCGACCGCAGATGTGTATGGGAAATTCCGAGTTAACGATCTGAAGGAGCATCCGTCTATCCCGGCCATGCTGGACGCTCTGTCGCGACAATCCTTTCCTGATATGTGCGACTCCCTTGGCAATGTGCTTGAGCATGTGACGCTTAATCGGTATCCTGAGGTTCGCCAAATTAAGGATTGCATGATTAAAGCTGGAGCTGACGGGGTGTTAATGTCCGGAAGCGGGCCGACTGTATTTGGTCTTGTGTCCAAGGAAATCAAAGTCGCACGGGTTTATAATGCTTTAAGAGGTTTTTGTAAGGAAGTATACGTGGTAAGAATGTTAACATAATGCTTGCGCAAAACCCCAAACCAAGCCGATTTTCTTGATAAAACCCGTATAAAAATGTTATGATACTCCTAAAATATTCGGATTTGGACGGGAGAGGGGAACTTGAAAAAATTGAAACGCAGCGCTAGGCTCGTGGAGATGACGCAATATTTATTGGCCCGTCCTCATACGTTAATTTCTCTAACAGCATTCGCCGAACGGTATCAATCTGCTAAGTCTTCTATTAGCGAGGATTTAGCGATTATTAAAGAAGTATTCGAGGATGAAGGAATTGGCGAGCTTAATACTTTAGCTGGGGCAGCTGGGGGTGTACGTTTCGTTCCCAAGTGTCGCAAGGATCAGGCATTAGAGAAGATCATTTCGATTTGCCGCGAGCTAGAGCAGCCGGATCGGCTGCTCCCGGGCGGTTACTTATATATGACAGACCTGCTTGGACAGCCTGCTATGATGCAAGAGGTAGGACGGATGTTTGCATCTGCATTCTCAGATCGGAACATTGACGTCATCATGACGGTTGAGACGAAAGGGATACCGCTCGCACATGCTACAGCCCAGTATTTGAACCTGCCGGTTGTCATTGTGCGTAGGGATCATAAAGTGACGGAAGGCTCTGCCGTTAGCATTAACTACGTTTCTGGCTCAACTAAACGCATCCAAACGATGTCACTCGCTCGCCGTGCACTTAAGGAAGCTTCGCGTGTTCTCATTATCGATGACTTCATGAAGGCCGGAGGAACGATTCAAGGAATGGTCGATTTACTCCATGAATTCCGGGCAGTTGTTGCTGGAGTCGGAGTATTCGTAGAATCTGGCGAGGTAGACAACGAGGAGCGTTTGCTGCATGATTATGTCTCGTTAGCCCGGTTAACAGAAGTGGATTTGAAATCACGTCAAATTAATGTGCAGCCAGGAAACTTTTTCTAAACTAACAAAAGCTTTATCAACTACTAGGAGGAATACCCCATGAATCTTAAAATTGTTTCTACTTCAGATGCTCCTGCCGCAATCGGCCCTTATGCGCAAGCTGTTCGATATGGTCAATTACTATTTACTTCGGGACAAATTCCTCTAACGCCTGCAGGAGAGCTTGTCGTAGGCACGATTCAGGAGCAAACTCACCAAGTGCTGGATAATTTGAAAGCGGTTTTAGCAGCTGAGGGAGCTGGCTTCCAAGATGTAATTAAAACGACTGTTTTCTTAAAGGATATGAATCAATTTGCTGAGTTCAACTTGGTCTATGCATCGTACTTTGGAGACCATACTCCAGCCCGTTCAACCGTAGAAGTGGCAAGGCTTCCAAAGGATGTTTTTGTCGAAATAGAATTGATTGCGGCGATTAATGTCGAAACTGTCAGGAATTAAAAAATTATTTTAATTTTAACAATAGTTTTTCCAAAATAAAGAAGGAATCTGCACGATTTTGTGGAATATTACACCAAGTTCTTCTGAGGACAAAGGTGGTGAACACAAGTGCAAATTACAGATGTGAGACTCCGCCGCGTCAATTCGGAGGGGCGTATGAAAGCCATTGCGTCGATCACCATTGATAACGAATTCGTAGTACACGACATTCGCGTCATTGACGGAAACAATGGGATGTTTGTCGCCATGCCGAGCAAACGAACCCCGGACGGAGAGTTTCGCGATATCGCTCATCCAATTTCTTCTGGAACGCGTGAGAAAATTCAAGCTGCAGTATTGACTGAATATGAGCGTGCTGCGCAAGAAGAAGAAGTTATGGTCGAAGGGGCATAATAAAGTAAATACGAAAAGAGGGCCCCTTGAAGGCTCTCTTTTCATTTTCATGAGAATACGCTATGATTCGGATGAAGTTTATGATACGCAAAACGCAAAAAGGAAGGGGTTTATTAATGAAGAAAATGGCGATCGTGCTTGCTGCAGGACAGGGCAAGCGCATGAAATCGAAATTATATAAGGTGCTGCACGCTGTTTGTGGAAAACCAATGGTTAGTCACGTTCTAGATGCGGTTCGCGGAGCTTCCTGCGAGCGCTCAATCGTTATTGTAGGTCATGGGGCCGAAGCGGTTCAAAGCACCCTCGGAGTTGGGGGATCTATTGAATATGCTCTACAAGCCGAGCAATTGGGTACTGGGCATGCCGTCATGCAGGCAAAGCCGATGCTGGAAGATGAAGAAGGTGTAACCATTGTTATATGTGGAGATACACCTCTCGTGCGTTCTGAGACCGTTGAGGCGATGATTGCCCTACATTTACAGCAAGGAGCTTCAGCAACTATTCTGACTGCTGAATTGAATGATCCAGCAGGGTATGGTCGGATTGTGAGAGGTGCGGACAATGGTGTGCTTCGCATCGTAGAGCATAAAGATTGTTCGGTAGAAGAAGCCGCAATTAAAGAAATTAATACCGGAACTTATTGCTTCGATAATCGTAAACTATTTCAAGCGCTGAATCAGGTAACGAATACGAATGCTCAGGGTGAATATTACTTAACTGATGTTATTGGGATCTTGCAAAGCGAAGGTAATGCTATAGCTGCTTATTTAGTAGATGATCCCGCTGAAGCTATCGGGGTAAATGACCGCATTGCGCTTGGAGAAGCGGAGCGGTTTATGCGATTGCGTATTAATAGGGGTCACCAAGTAAACGGAGTTACCTTAATAGATCCTCAGAATACTTATATTGAGTCTGAAGTAAAGATTGGAGCAGATACGATAATCTATCCAGGAACTATCCTTCGTGGTCAGACTTCAATTGGATCAGATTGTATCATTGGGCCAGCATCAGAGCTTCAAGACTCGAGTGTAGGCGATGGAACAACCATTCGCCAATCAGTAACTGAAGGCGCGGAAATCGGAGAGGGCTGTAATATTGGTCCTTATGCGTATCTGAGGCCGGGAACAAAGCTTGGACAGAACGTCAAAATTGGTGATTTCGTCGAGATCAAGAACACAGTTATCGGAGATGGTAGCAAAGTACCTCACTTGAGCTATGTTGGAGATGCGGTTGTCGGTTCTAACGTCAATATCGGTTGTGGCGCGATTACAGCCAACTACGACGGGTATAATAAATCAAAGACAGAAATTGGCGATAACGCGTTCGTTGGCAGTAACTCCAATCTCATTGCTCCTGTTAAGATCGGTAGCGGAGCTTACATTGTAGCGGGGTCAACGATCACGCATAATGTTTCTGATAACGATCTGGCGATCGCACGCCAGCGTCAGGTTAACAAGCCAGGCTATGCAGAGAAGATTAGGGCACGTGCTCGCATTAAAAAAGAAGAGAAACAAAGTGACTAAAGGCGGCTGAGTGATGTCATATTCGGAATCGAAGTTAAAAATATTTTCTTGCAGCTCTAATCCCAAGCTGGCAAATGAGATAGCCAAGTATATTGGTGTTGAGCTTGGTAAAGCTGAGATGAACAAGTTTAGCGATGGAGAAATTCATATACGGTTAGATGATAGTGTCAGAGGAAGCGACGTATATGTTATTCAATCAACCTCTGCTCCAGTTAATGATCATCTAATTGAACTGCTTGTTATGGTAGATGCTCTTAAACGAGCGTCTGCCAAGACGATTAATGTCGTGATTCCTTATTATGGTTATGCTCGTCAAGACCGCAAGGCCCGTTCGCGTGATCCGATTACTGCGAAATTGGTAGCTAATCTGATTGAAAAGGCAGGAGCCCACAGAGTGATTGCTATGGATCTGCATGCGATGCAAATTCAAGGCTTCTTCGACATTCCAGTTGACCACCTGCTGGGCGTTCCTATTCTTGGGGATTATTTTCATGAGAAGGGCTTACCTTTGCCAGTTGTTGTCTCACCAGATCATGGTGGGGTTGTTCGGGCACGGAGATTGGCAGACACCCTTCAGGCGCCTCTCGCTATCATTGATAAACGTAGGCCCGAGCCGAATGTTGTTGAGGTCATGAATATTATTGGGGACGTAGCGGGTCGCACAGCTATTCTAATTGATGACATTATCGATACAGCGGGTACGATTGCGTTAGCTGCTAAAGCGTTAAAGGAAGCGGGAGCGAAGGACATATACGCATGCTGTACGCATCCTGTTCTCTCTGGACCGGCCATAGAGCGTCTTGAGGCTTCTCCAATCGTTGAGATCGTTGTGACGGATACAATTGCTCTTCATGAGCCAATCGGAACCTCTAAGCTACGAGTATTATCTGTTGCTCCGCTTATGGGTGAAGCGATCGTGCGTATTCATAAGCATCAGTCTATTAGTAAGCTGTTTGAGCCTCATGCGTAAAATAAATGTTTAATCACCTCCTCCCTAGGGTAAAACAAAGGTATACGCTTTGAGGAGGTAATGGCATGAGCTCGACACTTATGGTACAAGCACGTACGATTGCAAGTAAGGGTGATCTGCGCAACATCCGTTCTGAGGGTAAGATTCCAGGAGTTATATATGGTAAAGGACTGGCTAGTCCCACTAATATTTCAATAGACGCCAAAGAGCTTGCGTTGATGCTGAGAAGTCATGCGAATGCGGTTATTGAAGTTGACATTCCTGGAGCTGGGAAACACCCTGTAATGATGGCTGGCCTGCAGAGAGACGCACTTTCCCGTCAGGTGATGCACATCGACTTCCACCGAATTAATATGAATGAGAAAATAAAAACCGCTGCACGCTTAGAAATAACGGGGGTTTCGCCGGGAGAAAAGGAAGGCGGAATGCTTCAGTTGATCTTGCATGAGGTAGAAATAGAGTGTTATCCGAAGGATATTCCAGAATCCATTTTTGTGGATGTGAGCAACCTAGCCATGGGAGAGCATCTTTCCATTAGCGATCTGAAGCTAACCGCTGGAGTTGAAGTTATCCAAGACCCATCAACCGTAATTGTTGCGGTATTAGCTCCGCAGAAAGAGCGTACAGAGGAGCAGCTGGATGCTATGGCAGATGAGGCTGAGGAAGACCGCAAGCATTATGAAGCCGCTCAGGCAGTGGATATAAGCTAAGGGTTACTCTACTCTGACTCTGGGTATGAAGAAAGGGCCGCGCTGAGCGCGGCCCTGTTTATGCTTGTGCGATTGGATAGGAAACAGATCATTCGGTGCTGTTACTTTATACTAATAGCCTGGGCGGGAAACAAAGGTAAATTGCTTGCGATTGTAGAAAATATTGTTGACCTGAACGAATTCTTTGCCATAATATTCGATAAACCCGATATCGCTGTGACGACGCCCACAATAAATTTGCACTGGAACCTCAGAACACATATGATCTAGGAAATGACGATCATCATAAATCATTTGGCCGTTCATGTACACATCAATTCACCCTCTTTCTCTATTGGACTCTGTAATCATTAGGACACACGAGGGGTGTCAAACGTTGCATTAGAAAAAAATATTCATTTTTATAATTAAGCAGGAGGCTGAGTAAAGATATGCGATGGATTGTTGGTTTAGGGAATCCGGGCGCTGCTTATGTACATACACGGCATAATGCGGGGTTCATGGTCGTTGATGAATTAGCTCGTCGATTGAATATCAATGTCGGAACGCAGAAGTGTAAAGCATTGATTGGAGAGACACGTATAGGAGATACGAAGGTTGCCCTTCTAAAGCCTATGACCTATATGAATCTGTCAGGAGAATCGCTTCGTGCTTTCATGGATTTTTACAAAGTAAAGCTTGAGGATCTTATTGTAGTGTATGATGATCTGGATACAGAGGTTGGCCGCATACGGCTGAGATACCAGGGTAGCCCTGGAGGGCACAATGGAATTAAATCGATTATTCAGCATACAGGTACACAAACATTTAATCGTGTGCGAGTAGGTATTTCTCGACCTGAGCCAGGAATGGTCATATCGGATTATGTTCTGTCCTCCTTCGCTAAGTCAGAGAAGGAAAGCTTAGGCAAGTCTATCGAAGACGCATGTGATGCGATCGAATTTTCATTAAAGCACTCCTTCGAGCAGACAATGGCCAAGTTTAATGCTAAAGGGTAAAGACGCTTAAATTTGAGTTTTTTCGGGAATACTGGAGGAAGAGGCGGAAGCTGCCGCATAACCTTACTTCAGGAGGCATACATATGGCTGTGAACTATATTTGCCGACATTGCAGTATGTCACTCGGACGGTTTGAGGATGCAGATGTTCCAGAATATCGTCTGGGCTTGCATTTCTTGACCCCCGAAGAGCGAAAGCGTATAATAGCGTATAATTCCAACGGGGACGTGACCGTACGGGTAATATGCGAGTATTGCAGTCAGACCTTGGACGCTCATCCGGAGCTCGCCTTGCTGTCTAATCCACTGCAATAAATGCTGAAACTTCACGCTCCGACATCCTCAAGGAGTCCTTGGCTTGCGCCGGGGCTTTTTTCAGTGATTTAAGAGGGGCACCATTTCTACAGATTGGATATACGTATGTATAAACGTCTGTCATTATCGACCACATACTGTAAGGTAAAGTACTGCATTGGCTGTTGAACTTCGAGCAGTCGGTGTGTTTGTATCGAGAGGGGAAATGCCATGAAGCCGCTAATCCAATCGTTAGTAACGGATCCCGATTTAATTAGCATCATACAAGGATTAAAGGGTGGAATGCGGGAGCAGCTCGTTGCAGGCTTGTCTGGCTCCGCTCGTCAAGTGACTCTTGCCGGGATGTATCGTGAATTACAACGTCCTATTCTTGTAATCACACACAATATGTTTTCGGCACAAAAAATGACGGATGATCTGCAAGAGTGTCTATCGACCGATGAAGTTCTGCTCTATCCAGCTAATGAGCTTATTGCAGCGGAAACCGCGATCTCCAGCCCTGAAACGTCGGCTCGTCGACTAGAGGTATTGCTCAAGCTTGCGGAAGGCTTCCGCGGCATTATTGTCGTGCCGTTCGCGGGTGTTCGGAAATTCCAGCCAGACCTGCTAACGATGTCTGAGGCGCACATTGATCTTAAGGTCGGCGACACTTTGCCGATGGAGCAGTTCCTTCGTGGCATGATTGAATTAGGCTATGAACGGGTAGATCGGGTTGAGCAGAAGAGCCATCTGAGTGTGCGTGGAGGGATTGTAGATTTCTTCCCACTTGCCTCTTCAAGTGCGTATCGGGTGGAGTGGTTTGATGATGAGATTGATTCTATTCGAACGTTCGATCCTGCGGATCAAAGATCTATCGATAAGCTAGAGAGCTATACCGTACAGCCTTGCCGGGAATGGATTGCAGGTGAGAGACGCTTCCAGAATGCAGCCAAGCATGCTCAGGATTTGTTGGAGAAGCAGCTGGAGAAGATGGCTGATCGTCAAGCGAAGGAACGCTTGAGCTCAGAGATTTCTCGAGAGATTGAGCTCCTGCGGCAAAATGTTTATTTTACCGAAATTTACAAATATATTTCTTTGCTCTATCCGGAACGGCAGACACTGCTGGACTACATTCCGAAGGACACTGTTCTGCTCATGGATGAGCCGAACAGGCTAGGTGAAACAGCTCGTCAGCTTGAACGCGACGAATCGGAGTGGACGACCCACCTTCTACAGCAAGGCAAGTCATTGCCTGGCTTTGTTCTGGCTGTCCCAGCTGAGCAAGCGCTCTATCCGAAAGGTTTTCAGACGGTATATATGTCCTTGTTCGTTCGCCAAATTCCTCATACGCAGCCCCAGAACATCATTAATTTCGTCTGTCGCTCGATGCAAAATTTCCATGGACAGATGAACGTTCTCAAGGCTGAGATGGAACGTTGGCGCAAAGGCGGAATTAAGATCGTTATGCTCGCGGGCAATTCCGAACGCGCAGATAGAATGAGACGGGTATTGGAAGATTACCAGATTGAGGCACCGGAAATTTTGCAGGGTAATCTGCAGAGTGGTTTTGAGCTGCCATCTATTAAGCTGGTTGTCATTACGGAAGGTGAGATGTTTACCCAGAAGCAACGTAAGGCTCGTCGGGTAGATCGTCATCTGGACAATGCAGAGAGAATTAAAAGCTACACCGAGCTCAAAGTCGGGGATTATGTCGTGCACCAGAACCACGGTGTGGGTAAATATCTTGGAATTGGGACACTCGAGGTCGGCGGTATTCATAAGGACTATCTTCATATCGTCTATGCGGCGGGGGATCGTCTTTCCGTTCCTGTAGAGCAATTCGATCTTATTCAAAAATATGTGGGCAATGAGGATAAGGAGCCGAAGGTAAGCAAGCTCGGCGGATCTGATTGGAATCGAGCTAAATCGAAGGTTAGGTCCTCCGTGCAGGATATCGCCGATGATCTAATTAAGCTATATGCGGCACGGCAATCTACGGTTGGTTTCGGATTCGGGGAGGACACTCCTTACCAGCAGGAATTCGAAGAAATGTTCCCTTACGAGGAAACTGTAGATCAGCTTCGTGCTATTCGTGAAATTAAAGAAGACATGCAAACTGCTCGTCCGATGGATCGCCTGCTGTGTGGAGACGTTGGCTATGGCAAAACGGAAGTCGCTATTCGTGCGGCGTTTAAGGCTGCCATTGAAGGGAAACAGGTTGCAGTCCTAGTGCCGACAACTATTCTTGCTCAGCAGCATTATGAGACATTCCGCGAGAGATTCTCCGGGTATCCGTTCAATATTAAAGTTCTAAGCCGTTTCCGGACACGCAAGGAACAGACGGATACAATGAAGGGCTTGAAGGCAGGGACGGTTGATGTTGTCATTGGTACACATCGTTTGCTGTCACAGGATATTATTTTCAAAGAGCTAGGCTTGCTTATCGTGGATGAGGAGCAGCGCTTCGGAGTTACACATAAGGAAAAGCTGAAGAGAATCAAAACCAATGTGGATGTGCTGACCCTGACGGCTACTCCTATTCCCCGCACGCTTCATATGTCCATGCTCGGGGTACGAGATTTGTCCGTTATAGAGACGCCACCGGAAAATCGTTTTCCTGTTCAAACCTATGTCGTCGAGTATAGCCCAACGCTTATACGGGAAGCCGTTGAGCGGGAATTAGCTCGCGATGGGCAAGTATATTATTTGTTCAACCGTGTTCAAGGCATCTACCAGATGGCAGAGCAGATTAGTGCTCTCGTACCGGATGCTCGTGTTGCCGTAGCCCATGGTCAAATGTCGGAGCAAGAGCTTGAGCGGACTATCTTGGATTTCTTAGATGGGGAATACGACGTGCTAGTTAGTACGAGTATTATAGAGACCGGAGTAGATATCCCGAACGTGAACACGCTTCTTGTACATGATGCGGACCGGATGGGCTTATCGCAGCTTTACCAGCTTCGGGGTCGTGTCGGACGCTCTAATCGTATCGCCTATGCGTACTTTACGTACCAACGGGACAAGGTATTAACAGAGGTTGCTGAGAAAAGGCTGCAATCAATCAAGGAATTCACGGAGCTGGGCTCCGGATTCAAGATTGCTATGCGTGATTTGACTATCCGCGGAGCGGGTAATTTGCTTGGCGCTGAACAGCACGGATTCATTGCCTCTGTTGGCTTTGATTTGTACTCACAGATGCTCGCAGAAGAAATACAAAGCCGCAAATCCGAGATGGGTGGCGTCGTACTGCCGCCTCAGCCTGTTAACACACAGCTGGATCTGGGTGTAGATGCTTATTTGCCTCCGGAATATATTTACGACAGCATTCAAAAAATCGAAATATATAAGAAGGTAGCAGCAGCCACTTCTTTAGAAGATGTTGCAGACTTATTCGAAGAGCTGATGGACCGTTTCGGTGAGCCGCCTAAAGCGGTGCTTAATCTGATGACGGTTGTTAGGCTGAAGGTATACGGACGACAATATGGAATTGAATCCATAGTCCGACGTGGGGATGAGGTTACATTAAAGCTCGAAGAGCGTCGACGTGAGGATGTCGATTCGAGCAAGCTTAAGGCACTGGAAGCTAAGTTCCAAGGCCGGATGGTGCAGGCAATAACTGCTCAGCAGCTCCTTATCCGCCTGAAGGTGAGAGGGCTTGATGAGAACGCCTTATTGGCGTTGGTAGAGGATTTTCTGGTACAATATAAAGAAGCGACAAAATCAAAGGGGGAACTACAGGATGTTGCACCGTAATCGCATGTCATACCGCCGGTTCGCTATGCTTATGCTGGCAGCTGTCATGCTAGTCGCAATTATTTCCGGTTGC
This portion of the Cohnella abietis genome encodes:
- the rsmA gene encoding 16S rRNA (adenine(1518)-N(6)/adenine(1519)-N(6))-dimethyltransferase RsmA; this translates as MKKPTDKNGVAKKKYGVHTKPYEYNKSTKPEAGSSKAGSATTAPPKDILKEIATSSRTREIIRKHRFTFKKSLGQNFLIDGDVLDQIIAAAGLDETRGALEIGPGIGSLTEQLAKVAGKVTAVEIDRRLIPILEDVMSPYNNVSVVHSDILKTDLKQLWQEQFSGLTGVSVVANLPYYVTTPIIMKLLEERLPLENIVVMVQKEVAERMAAKPGGKEFGSLSIAVQYYCEPELVCIVPGKSFIPAPNVSSAVIKLKRRQEPAVQVADETKYFHVVQTAFAQRRKTLANNLSAFSGKERKGELSDILLKIGIQPERRAETLSLQEFADVYEALAANGMLS
- the ispE gene encoding 4-(cytidine 5'-diphospho)-2-C-methyl-D-erythritol kinase encodes the protein MSKIYVKAPAKINLLLDVIRKREDGFHEVEMIMTMVDLADRLEMEELPRDQIVLSSQVGFIPLDEKNLAFQAAKLIKERYGVKRGVYIHLDKQIPVAAGLAGGSSDAAATLRGLNRLWDLGLSRDELEVLGAELGSDVPFCIRGGTALARGRGEKLESISPPPQCWVILAKPPINVSTADVYGKFRVNDLKEHPSIPAMLDALSRQSFPDMCDSLGNVLEHVTLNRYPEVRQIKDCMIKAGADGVLMSGSGPTVFGLVSKEIKVARVYNALRGFCKEVYVVRMLT
- a CDS encoding RidA family protein translates to MNLKIVSTSDAPAAIGPYAQAVRYGQLLFTSGQIPLTPAGELVVGTIQEQTHQVLDNLKAVLAAEGAGFQDVIKTTVFLKDMNQFAEFNLVYASYFGDHTPARSTVEVARLPKDVFVEIELIAAINVETVRN
- a CDS encoding small, acid-soluble spore protein, alpha/beta type; amino-acid sequence: MSRRRSVMSEQFKAELAKDLGFYDTVQNEGWGGIRTKDAGNMVKRAIQIAEQAIARPPQS
- the yabG gene encoding sporulation peptidase YabG — its product is MNQGDLVIRKSYGGDVLFRVAAFAADQAVLRGMDYRLLADSPVHDLQTVRNPDELGGTRQARIHANESLRRMSEERKRQTGHMGFPSALDDRRQPFFELPGKVLHLDGDANYLKKSMQVYNQLNVPAEGVHCHESQMPQVLLRLLPQYHPDIVVITGHDGVLKQRKDLQQLSSYKNSLNFVQSVNVARDYERNRDSLVIVAGACQSHFEALLEAGANFASSPGRIMIHALDPVYVAVRASFTPFRDTINITDVIAHTISGRQGVGGIETMGRYRIGVPNLKAVDSEQNVNIV
- the spoVG gene encoding septation regulator SpoVG is translated as MQITDVRLRRVNSEGRMKAIASITIDNEFVVHDIRVIDGNNGMFVAMPSKRTPDGEFRDIAHPISSGTREKIQAAVLTEYERAAQEEEVMVEGA
- the veg gene encoding biofilm formation stimulator Veg, whose product is MAKNALLEIKRSLEPHVGSKIMLRANGGRRKTIERTGVLEEIYPSVFIVKLDQEQHAFKRVSYSYADILTESVEVMLCNDDGQVRINYLSH
- the purR gene encoding pur operon repressor, translated to MKKLKRSARLVEMTQYLLARPHTLISLTAFAERYQSAKSSISEDLAIIKEVFEDEGIGELNTLAGAAGGVRFVPKCRKDQALEKIISICRELEQPDRLLPGGYLYMTDLLGQPAMMQEVGRMFASAFSDRNIDVIMTVETKGIPLAHATAQYLNLPVVIVRRDHKVTEGSAVSINYVSGSTKRIQTMSLARRALKEASRVLIIDDFMKAGGTIQGMVDLLHEFRAVVAGVGVFVESGEVDNEERLLHDYVSLARLTEVDLKSRQINVQPGNFF